One window of the Triticum dicoccoides isolate Atlit2015 ecotype Zavitan chromosome 3B, WEW_v2.0, whole genome shotgun sequence genome contains the following:
- the LOC119281707 gene encoding uncharacterized protein LOC119281707, whose translation MAHEDGWPLGLGALNPGAGAVRSLGSSSSTAAFTPSHCVSSVASSDLDTESAWSLPRAGGGGGGGGITLAALIGLVDAMESRRSRRRGERASRSGKLRALLLSLCLRSHLENGGGAAPSLGQFLEMERRASGSSGHLHRMLPWNRA comes from the exons ATGGCCCATGAG GACGGCTGGCCTCTTGGACTGGGCGCCCTGAATCCGGGAGCCGGAGCGGTCAGGAgcctcggctcctcctcctccaccgcggcATTCACCCCGTCCCACTGCGTCTCGTCCGTCGCTTCCTCTGATCTGGACACAGAG TCGGCATGGTCTTTGCCgcgcgctggcggcggcggcggcggcggcggcatcacgCTGGCGGCCCTGATCGGCCTGGTGGACGCCATGGAGAGCCGGCGCAGCAGGCGCCGGGGCGAGAGGGCGAGCAGGAGCGGCAAGCTGcgggcgctgctgctctcgctctgccTCCGGAGCCACCTGGAGAACGGTGGCGGCGCGGCGCCGTCGCTCGGCCAGTTCCTCGAGATGGAGAGGAGGGCTAGCGGGAGCAGTGGCCATCTCCACAGGATGCTTCCGTGGAACCGTGCCTGA
- the LOC119277559 gene encoding epsin-3-like — MDAPFFHELRRQASSYLTGKIRSARLALTDVTPTQLMTEEATNGDASPPNAKTMSLIAREAFEIDEYLRISDILHTRLATFDRRQWREPYKALLLLEHLLTHGPRSVALEFQKDRAVIQQMATFQHIDERGFNWGLTVKGKSERVLKLLERGPFLEEERERARKVAREIKGFGSFNLSSSGGSRAAPPVYSRSHSRYEDRPWKEEDGEEEDKENLVSRPDPRSVREEVAEELHHRHPFHGFGQQRQPEAMLLLSQ; from the exons ATGGACGCGCCCTTCTTCCACGAGCTCCGGCGGCAGGCCTCGTCCTACCTCACCGGCAAGATCCGCTCCGCGCGGCTCGCGCTCACCGACGTCACCCCGACGCAGCT GATGACTGAGGAGGCgacgaacggcgacgcgtcgccgcCGAACGCCAAGACGATGAGCCTCATCGCGCGGGAGGCGTTCGAGATCGACGAGTACCTCAGGATCTCCGACATCCTCCACACCAG GCTGGCGACGTTCGACAGGAGGCAGTGGCGGGAGCCGTACAaggcgctgctgctgctggagcACCTCCTGACGCACGGCCCCCGCAGCGTGGCCCTGGAGTTCCAGAAGGACCGGGCCGTCATCCAGCAGATGGCCACCTTCCAGCACATCGACGAGAGAGG TTTCAACTGGGGCCTGACGGTGAAGGGCAAGTCGGAGCGGGTGCTAAAGCTGCTGGAGCGGGGGCCgttcctggaggaggagcgcgagcgGGCGCGCAAGGTGGCGCGCGAGATCAAGGGCTTCGGCAGCTTCAacctcagcagcagcggcggctcGCGCGCGGCGCCGCCGGTGTACTCGCGCAGCCACTCGCGGTACGAGGACCGGCCGTGgaaggaggaggacggcgaggaggaggacaaggagaacctggtgTCCCGGCCCGACCCGAGGAGCGTGCGcgaggaggtggcggaggagctGCACCACCGCCACCCGTTCCACGGCTTCGGGCAGCAGCGGCAGCCGGAGGCGATGCTGCTGCTCAGCCAGTGA